The stretch of DNA CCAAGGGCAGCCAAAAGCGATGGAAATCAACAGCGTTGCTTCGGAAATGGCCGGAAGGTTCCAGGTTCGGAACGGTGTAGTGACATTTTCAAATCTAAATTTTGATGTAATCGGAGCATCGGTCAACCTGAGAGGAACCTATAACCTCGATAGCGGCGGGCTGGATTTTCATGGCAACCTGGTGATGCAGGCCAAGCTTTCCCAGACAACCA from Terriglobales bacterium encodes:
- a CDS encoding AsmA-like C-terminal region-containing protein; protein product: QGQPKAMEINSVASEMAGRFQVRNGVVTFSNLNFDVIGASVNLRGTYNLDSGGLDFHGNLVMQAKLSQTTTGAKSFFLKALDPFFKGENAGTVLAIKITGTKDNPTFAHDRGGASRKLEVSSPKASR